From one Candidatus Hydrogenedens sp. genomic stretch:
- a CDS encoding glycerophosphodiester phosphodiesterase family protein, which translates to MRKVSFIGYIAFCLFLTSSTLFAEAGKVSLPAPKHGGVYVISHRGFHQGYPENTLIAYQKAIELDVDFIEIDLRTTADGAIVSIHNSKIDDYTKDVKGEVSKFSLEELKKIDIGSRVGTEFANQRIPTFDEILELCKGKVGLYLDMKNADPKEVLEKLDRYGMKHRVVWYGGPRVLETVKKECPDCFIMPDPGPEKHLEYILTRFSPPVIASDFKSCTASFVKTCHERGVLVFMDDAGPDSWEEVINRGVDGIQTDFPHKLIEYLEKQGQKKE; encoded by the coding sequence ATGAGAAAAGTTTCTTTTATAGGATATATTGCCTTCTGTTTGTTTTTAACAAGTTCGACGCTATTTGCAGAAGCAGGAAAGGTCTCTTTGCCTGCTCCCAAACATGGGGGTGTATATGTAATTTCCCATCGTGGATTTCATCAGGGTTATCCAGAAAATACCTTGATAGCCTATCAAAAAGCCATTGAGTTAGATGTCGATTTCATCGAGATAGATTTGCGAACAACAGCGGACGGGGCAATTGTAAGTATTCATAATAGTAAGATAGATGATTATACAAAGGATGTTAAAGGAGAAGTATCAAAGTTTTCATTAGAGGAATTAAAGAAGATAGATATTGGTAGTCGTGTTGGGACCGAATTTGCAAACCAGCGAATCCCTACTTTTGATGAGATTTTAGAATTATGCAAAGGGAAAGTGGGGTTGTATCTGGATATGAAAAATGCAGACCCTAAAGAAGTCCTTGAAAAACTTGATAGGTATGGGATGAAACATCGTGTTGTTTGGTATGGAGGCCCGAGGGTCCTTGAGACTGTAAAAAAAGAATGTCCAGACTGTTTTATCATGCCCGACCCGGGACCCGAAAAGCATCTTGAATACATCCTCACACGGTTTTCTCCACCTGTGATTGCATCGGATTTCAAATCATGCACGGCAAGTTTTGTGAAAACCTGTCATGAACGGGGAGTGCTTGTGTTTATGGATGACGCAGGACCTGACTCCTGGGAAGAAGTGATAAATCGGGGTGTTGATGGAATACAAACAGATTTTCCTCATAAACTTATCGAGTATCTTGAGAAGCAAGGTCAAAAAAAGGAGTAA